Proteins encoded in a region of the Bacillus sp. T3 genome:
- a CDS encoding ZIP family metal transporter has protein sequence MIGEIRTSIIIGVFIFFGTALGGLAVPFIRRYFNRNHLYLNVFCGGILAGLLAFDLIPEVVSKYQHIGIVSGVSLGIFMMLLFEKYLHSAKHIESEYQETFFLLFLSLFIHSIPTGLALGLNLSEQHFYHPSLLIAILIHQIPEGMVLMVTALNSKQKVKKFIVFSCLLSFAVGLNTYLGMSIDLHSPKLQTMIMGIAIGSLSYVTFYEILWKGFRSHQTIKMIIGACFGLVFLRVFLVFAGFGH, from the coding sequence ATGATAGGGGAAATTAGAACAAGCATAATTATTGGGGTGTTTATCTTCTTCGGAACAGCTTTAGGGGGATTAGCTGTTCCGTTCATTAGGCGGTATTTTAATAGAAATCATTTGTATCTTAATGTTTTCTGCGGTGGAATTTTAGCAGGTTTGTTGGCGTTTGATTTAATTCCTGAAGTAGTTTCTAAATATCAGCATATTGGGATAGTCTCTGGGGTTTCTTTAGGTATTTTTATGATGCTGCTTTTTGAAAAATATTTACACAGTGCTAAACATATTGAATCTGAGTATCAAGAGACCTTTTTTCTTTTGTTTTTGTCATTGTTTATTCACAGCATTCCAACTGGACTTGCATTGGGATTAAATTTATCTGAGCAGCATTTTTATCACCCTTCATTACTAATCGCCATTTTAATACACCAAATACCTGAAGGCATGGTATTAATGGTTACTGCTTTGAATTCGAAACAGAAAGTTAAAAAATTTATAGTGTTTAGCTGTCTTCTATCTTTTGCAGTGGGGTTAAATACCTATTTGGGAATGAGCATCGATTTGCATTCGCCAAAACTGCAAACAATGATTATGGGGATAGCAATCGGATCGCTGAGCTATGTCACCTTTTATGAAATATTGTGGAAGGGATTCAGAAGTCATCAAACAATAAAAATGATTATAGGGGCATGTTTTGGACTGGTATTTTTAAGAGTTTTTCTAGTATTTGCAGGTTTTGGGCATTAA
- a CDS encoding stage V sporulation protein S: MDNVLKVSSKSNPNSVAGAIAGMLREKGKIEIQVIGAGALNQAIKAIAIARGFVAPIGVNLVFVPAFADVLISNENRTAIKLLISPRR, from the coding sequence ATGGATAATGTACTAAAAGTTTCATCGAAATCCAATCCAAATTCTGTTGCTGGAGCCATTGCTGGAATGTTAAGAGAAAAGGGGAAAATTGAAATCCAAGTTATTGGAGCTGGTGCATTAAATCAAGCTATAAAAGCGATAGCGATTGCAAGAGGATTCGTTGCTCCGATCGGTGTGAATCTTGTGTTTGTACCTGCATTTGCAGATGTTTTAATTTCCAATGAAAACAGGACAGCAATCAAATTATTGATAAGTCCTAGAAGATAG
- a CDS encoding TfoX/Sxy family protein, producing the protein MNTLHDMINISKVIEGKLLEVGIETPQSLEELGSKGAFRRLKLNDPTACFNMLCALEGALWGIRWHNLPDEVKQELRDYYKTL; encoded by the coding sequence ATGAACACCTTACATGATATGATTAATATTAGTAAAGTGATTGAGGGGAAACTATTAGAAGTAGGTATTGAAACACCACAGTCACTTGAAGAACTTGGAAGTAAAGGAGCATTTAGAAGACTCAAACTTAACGATCCAACAGCTTGTTTCAATATGCTTTGTGCATTAGAGGGAGCACTTTGGGGAATAAGGTGGCACAATTTGCCCGATGAGGTAAAGCAAGAGCTAAGAGATTATTATAAGACACTGTGA
- a CDS encoding CBO0543 family protein, whose protein sequence is MKTIQSKDKIEKVGEFYQDVTKANHDFLKYWMDHTLFHWDFWLSLIVFTILPIIFWIKIRKKNSSNRLLFSGMFVIIVSSWCDFLGVQYGKWYYTGKVLPSIPSYLPWDWVLLPIFVMTLIQIKPNISPIIKGLIFASINTFIGEPLFIWLGFYVLKDWHIFYSFPIYFVIFLLAYRLSKVKNFEPII, encoded by the coding sequence ATGAAAACTATACAATCGAAAGATAAGATTGAAAAAGTCGGTGAATTTTATCAAGATGTTACAAAAGCGAATCATGATTTCTTAAAATATTGGATGGATCATACTTTGTTCCATTGGGATTTTTGGTTATCTCTTATCGTTTTTACTATTTTACCGATCATTTTTTGGATAAAAATACGAAAAAAAAACAGTTCAAATCGTCTTTTATTTTCAGGGATGTTTGTTATTATTGTTTCTTCTTGGTGTGATTTCTTAGGCGTGCAATACGGTAAGTGGTACTATACAGGGAAAGTGCTTCCTTCAATCCCATCATATTTACCTTGGGATTGGGTTTTGCTTCCTATTTTTGTAATGACCTTAATTCAAATTAAACCGAATATTTCCCCCATCATAAAAGGATTGATTTTTGCAAGTATAAATACTTTTATAGGAGAGCCATTATTTATATGGCTTGGTTTTTACGTATTAAAAGATTGGCATATCTTTTATTCTTTTCCTATTTATTTCGTCATCTTCTTATTAGCTTATCGGTTGAGTAAAGTGAAAAATTTTGAACCGATTATATAA